Part of the Chitinivibrionales bacterium genome, GCTTTAAAGGCGGAGTTCACCCTTCACACTGCAAGGATCAAACAGCCTCTCTCAACATAGAAACCCTTCCTGCCCCGGAAAAAGTCATTATTCCTTTATCGCAGCATATCGGCGCACCGGCAAAGATAGCGGTTAAGCGCGATGATATGGTTAAAATCGGTCAGGTGCTTGGGGAAGCCGGCGGTTTTGTGTCCGCTCCGGTGCATGCATCGGTCTCCGGAAAAGTCGTATCTGTGGGGCCCTTTGCTCATCCATTGGGCAAACAGGTGACAGCGGTGGAAATCGAAAACGACGGTAATGATGATACCGTTGAATTCACACCTCTGCCCACTCCCTGGCGTGAGGCGGCACCTCAGGAAATCGTGCAGAAAATTTCAGCAGCCGGAATCGTGGGTATGGGAGGAGCTTCCTTTCCCACTCATGTAAAACTTTCACCGCCCAGCAACAAGCCAATCGATACGGTTATTATCAACGGTGCCGAGTGCGAGCCCTATCTGACCGCAGACCACCGGCTTATGCTCGAAAAAACCGAAGAAATGCTGTGTGGAGCCATGATCATTAAAAAGATTCTGGGCGCATCGAAAATATGGATCGGAATCGAAGAGAACAAACCCGATGCAATAGCGGTAATATCCGAAAAGATTGCTCAGGATAAATTCAAGGAAATTTCCCTGGCAAAGCTGAAAGCAAAATATCCCCAGGGTGGAGAAAAACAGCTTATCAATGCTGTAACCAAACGGCAAGTACCATCAGGTGGCCTTCCGATGGACTGCGGCTGCGTTGTTCAGAATATCGGGACGGCCTATACGATCTGGGATGCTGTCTGCAACGGCAAACCACTCTATCAACGGGTGGTAACGGTCACCGGTTCCACGATCAGAAAACCGGCAAATCTTCTGGTCCGTATCGGCACACCGATCAAAACGCTCCTGGAACACTGTGATATCGATTACGATTCAACGCAAAAGGTGATTATGGGCGGTCCTATGATGGGCCTGGCGCAATCGGACTTTACTGCACCGGTCATCAAATCCACCTCAGGAATTCTGGGCTACAAAACATTAACTACAGGCGTAAGAGAGTACGATTGTATCAGTTGCGGCAATTGCGTCAAAGCATGTCCTATTCATCTGGTACCCTCGTATCTGGCAAAATATGTACAAAAGGGTCTGTACGAAGATGCCATGACCTGGAACATACTCGACTGTATGGAATGCGGTTCATGCGCCTATGCATGTCCGTCAAAGATAAATCTGGTCCACTATATGAAAGTGGGCAAGTTTCACGCAATGGGTATTAAAAAAGAAAAAGAGAAGAAGTAACGTTTTAGCTGGAAAGAAAAAAATAATGTCGTCAGAGCAAAAGCTTCTTCATATTTCAACATCACCGCACACAAAATATCAGGAAACCGTTCCATCGATAATGCTGAGTGTCTGCCTGGCACTCATTCCTGCTTTTGCGGCATCGATCTACTTTTTCGGGCTACGAGCGCTGGTTTTGACCGTTGTCTGCGTTGTCACATGCCTGGCCACGGAATGGGTGATCGTGCGGGTGCTTCTCAAACGGCCGTCAACACTGGGTGATTTCAGTGCGCTGGTCACCGCCATGCTTCTTGCATTCAATCTACCACCCGACCTTCCACCCTGGATGGCGGTGATAGGTTCGATTTTTGCCATCGGGGTGGTCAAGTGGGCATTCGGCGGTCTGGGACATAACTTTATCAATCCCGCGTTGGCCGGACGAGCCTTTTTGATGGCTTCCTATGCCGCGCCAATGACGATCTTCGGTCCCCCGAGAACCGGGACAATGAGCGGCCTCTCGGAATCAACCCTTGCGTCGTTAACCAATAAAGTCGATGGCATTTCAGGGGCGACTCCGCTCCCGGCTTTCAATAAAATCATGGAACTGCTGCGGAATGAAAGCACACAGGCATCCGAGCTGCAGTTTCACATAATCGATTTTCAGGAAACAATTTCTCATCTTTTTTTCGGCAACGTGGGCGGCTGTATCGGAGAAACATCGGCCGCAGCTCTCATCCTGGGCGCAATATTCCTCTGGTATAAACATATCATCGGGCTCAGGGTTCCGGTTCTTTTCATCGGAACAGTGTTCCTGCTCTCATGGATATTCAACGGCACCGGCTCGTTTTTCACTTCCGAAGCGCTCTTGATTCCCGTATACCAGATATTCGCTGGCGGTCTGATGCTCGGCGCCCTGTATATGGCTACCGACATGGTCACCTCACCGATTACCCCTATGGGCAAAGCGATCTTCGGTATAGGATGCGGTCTGTTGGCTTTCACTATCCGTAAGTTCGGGGGCTATCCCGAAGGAGTGTCCTATTCGATTCTCCTGATGAATCTTGCCGTACCCATGCTCGATCGGTATAACCGGCCGAAAATCTACGGAAAGGTACATACGAATGCTTGACATAATCAAATTATCAGTTGTTTTAACCCTGGTGGCTGTCGGCTCGGGCCTGGTTGTCGCGCTCACCTATTCCAATACCAAAGAAGAAATCCAGGCGCAACAGCAGCGCAATCAGCTGGAAGCCCTTCAGGCGGTATTCCCCGAGGGGATTAATATTGAAGAAAAAGAAGGTTCCAAGCCTCTTCCCGAACAATACTGGGTAGCAAAAGCTAACGATTCGATTGTCGGGTATGCATTCAAAGAGAGCAGCAAAGGTTATGCAGGCGATATTCAGATCATGGTAGGCGTCGATCTTCAGGGAACAATCCTGGGACTTAAAGTCCTCTCTCATAAAGAGACCCCCGGCCTGGGCGACCGAGTCAAAGAAACGCCGTCAAAAAAATATCTCTGGACCGCATTTTCGGGGCAATCGGAAAAAAGCAACCCCTGGTTCACCGAACAGTTCGAAAGTCTGAATGTGTATAAAGAGATCGGGATCAGTAAGTCCGCCGAGTATCATACTTTGCCGGAAAAGAAGAAGGAAGCTCTGGAAGAAGCGAACAACGTAACGGCAATAACCGGTGCGACAATCTCGACCCGAGCAGTAGTAACCGGCGTTACCCGGGAAATTCCGTCATACCTGAACCATCTCAAATCAAACGGGAAAGCGCAATGATCAAAGAAGAACTCAAACGAGGCATAATCACCGAAAATCCGATTCTTATCCTCGCCCTGGGTCTCTGTCCGGCCCTTGCAGTGAGCACATCCCTGCAAAACGGCCTCGGCATGGGCGCGGCGGCAACCTTTGTGCTGATCTGTTCAAATATTATCGTATCGCTGATCAAGAAATGGATCCCCGAAAAGGTCAGGATCCCTTCATATATCGTGATTATCGCCACCTTCGTGACCATTGTCGAACTAACCATGAAAGCCTACCTTCCCGAGCTCAATGCTCAGTTAGGAATATTTGTTCCCCTAATCGTGGTCAACTGCGTAATACTGGGCCGTGCCGAAGCCTTTGCATCCAAGAATAATTTAATTAAATCAGTTGTCGACGGCCTTGTTATGGGGCTGGGTTTTACGGTGGCTCTCTGTATTTTAGCCATTATACGGGAGATTCTTGGAAGCAACAAGCTCTGGGGTCTGAAAGTCATTCCCGGATTCAAACCCGCGACTATTTTTATCCTGGCTCCCGGTGGATTTTTCACAATCGCCCTGGTCATGGCACTTACGAATTATTTCCGTCAGAAAAAGGAAGATGCTGAAAAATGAGTGTTAATATTATCAGTCTTGTCCAGATTGCCATAGCCGCTGTTTTCATCAACAATTTCGTGCTCTCCCGTTTTCTGGGCCTCTGCCCCTTTTTCGGGGTTTCAAAAAAGCTGTCGAGTGCAATCGGCATGGGCATGGCGGTGGTCTTTGTTATGACCGTGGCATCGATGATCACCTGGATTATTTTCAATTATCTTCTTGTTCCACTCGATGTCGGCTATCTGCGAACGATAGTTTTCATACTGGTCATAGCATCATTGGTACAGCTGGTCGAAATGGCCCTTCAAAAGTTTTCTCCGGTACTGTACGAATCTTTGGGTATCTACCTGCCCCTTATCACGACCAATTGTGCCATCATGGGGGTAGCTGTTCTTAATGCAGGTATAAATGATTTTACCGGTCAACCGTATACATTTATTGAGAGCCTGGTAAGCGGAATTACATCGGGTATTGGTTTTACCCTGGCATTGGTTCTGATGGCCGGTATCAGAGAAAAGCTCGAACTGGCAAATATCCCAAAGCCACTGCAAGGGCTTCCCATCGCCTTTGTAACAGCCGGATTGATGGCGATTGCTTTTCTGGGATTCTCCGGGCTCAATTTTTTCAAGTAAACAAGGAGCTATCGCGTGATTGAATCTATTTTGCTTGTTGGCGGCGTAGGCATGTTTTTCGGCATAGGCCTCGGCATAGCTTCCAAAAAGCTCGGTGTACGGGTCGATCCCCGAATTTCACGGATTCAGGATGTCCTTCCTAATGCTAACTGCGGCGCCTGCGGATATCCCGGCTGTTCGGCTTTTGCCAAAGCGGTTGCAGAAGGCAAAGCCGATCCTACCGGCTGTATTCCCGGCGGTTCCAAAATTGCCAATCAGATCGCCGAAATAATGGGCGTGTCGGCTTCCGAGACCGAACCGATGATGGCGGTAGTTCACTGCAAAGGCGGAAAAAAAGAAGCCGCCGAGCGGGCGATCTACGACGGCATTCAGGATTGTCACGCAGCGGTTCTGGCCGGCAATGGTGCAAAAGTCTGTCCCGACGGTTGCCTGGGCCTGGGGAGTTGTGTTGCTGCCTGTCCTTTCGACGCTATTTATATCAATGATAACGGCGTTGCTGTCATCAAGCCCAACAAATGTACCGGTTGCGGTAAATGCGTGAAAGCATGCCCCCGGAATATTATCGAACTCATTCCCCGAATTCACAAAATATTCCTCGGATGCAACAACCACGACCGGGGTGCAAAAGTTAAAAAATACTGTTCAGTCGGCTGTACCGCATGTACGCTCTGCGTCAAAGCAACTCCCTCAGGGGCGATCCAGATGGAAAATAACCTGCCCAAACTCGACTATGAACAGAACGAAAACTTTGTTCCGGCCGCCTACAAGTGCCCACAAAAATGCTTTATTGATCTGGTAAAAGCGCGGCCCAAGGTTAATATCAGTCCTCAATGCGACGGCTGCGGCGAATGCATTACCGTCTGCCCGGTCAAAGACGCCATCACCGGCGAAAAGGGGCAGCGACATGTGGTTAACAAAGAAAAATGCATCGGCTGCGGTATCTGCCTCCACCATTGCCATGTCCATGCGATATCGCTCTGGGGAGGACTTGGGTATAGTAAATCGAAGTAAAAAATAGTCAAAAGTGATGTACTGAACTGGTACCCTGAGCCTGGTTGAAGTGGTGCTGAAGTGTCGAAGGTACGTTTGTTTATGCGGTTCGGATTGGGTGTTCACTCTAATTTAACCCGTTATCAGTAAACAGTTTAATTGAGGTCCGACCCCGCTTTACAATTAGCCCTATCTGTATCATCCAATTCATAGAGCCACCTTTGATCTTTCGCCCTTGGTGGGAAGCAATTATTTTTTGAGAGTGAATAATCTAATTTTTATCGGATTCGCATCATGCGGAAAAAGCGCAACAGCGTATGAAATTGCCAAAAGGTTAGGATTGAAATTTGTCGATCTGGACAAAGAAATTGAAGTACGCTACTATTTGTCGCACAATAAAGAGTTGCACTATCGCCAGATTATCCTTCAGGAAGGGGTCGAATGTTTTTTGCATCTTGAAAAGACGGTGCTCGATGAATTCTTGCGATGCAGGGATTGCGTAATTGCGCCGGGCGGCGGTGCGCCGATGAACGAAGAGAACCGTGCGGTCCTGGCACGCCTCGGAACCATCGTGTACCTGAAAACCGAGCCCGATGTATTACTCGAACGGATGCAAAGCAAGGGATTGCCTCTGTTCCTTAATGGCCAGGCGGACATCAACCATCTACAAACGATCTGGCAGGAACGTCACGGAGTCTACCAACAGCTGGCACAATGTACGATTGAGAACTCCTTACTGTCGATCAGCGAAACCGCCGAGGCGGTCATCGCTGCCTTAAAACACAATATGCTGCTGTAGCAGACTAACCATAATACCCTCTAACCGGAGAATGCAATCACATGGGAAACAGTTTCGGAAATTCATATCGTGTTACTACCTTTGGTGAATCACATTGTAAGGGAGTCGGCTGTATTATCGACGGGTGCCCAGCCGGAATGACCTTACATGCCTCCGATATCCGGAAGCAGCTCAACCGGCGCCGTCCGGGCCAGAGTGCGATCTCGACCGAACGTGCGGAAAAAGACCGCGTCATACTCTACTCCGGGGTTGAAGGCGACAAAACGCTGGGGACTCCGATTATGCTCGTCGTACACAATGAAGATCAGCGGCCGGGAGATTATTCGCAGATGCTCTCTGTTCCGCGCCCCTCCCATGCCGATTATACCTATCAGATGAAATTCGGCATTCGCGCTTCAAGCGGCGGTGGGCGTGCATCCGCCCGCGAAACAATCGGTCGGGTATGCGCGGGCGCAGTGGCCGAAAAGTTCCTTTCCGAAACGTACGGCACAGAAATTGTCGCCTGGGTCAGTTCGGTGGGGGACATCCAGGCCCCGATGCCCGAGATCGATACCCTGTCCCGCGAGATCGTCGACACAACGGTGACCCGCTGTCCCGACACCGATACCGCCACCCGGATGGAACAGTTGATTGCCCGGACCAAAGAAGAAAAGGATTCGATTGGTGGCTGTGTCATGTGTGTGTGCCGCAATGTTCCGCCGGGACTGGGAGAGCCGGTGTTTGATAAGCTGGAAGCGCTGCTGGCCCATGCGATGCTGTCATTGCCCGCAACAAAGGCCTTTGAGATCGGCTCCGGATTCAAGGGCACAACAATGAAAGGCTCCAGCCATAACGATATGTTTGTTAAAAAGGGTGACAGCCTTGGTACAGCAACCAACTACAGCGGCGGCGTTCTGGGCGGGATCTCAAATGGTGAACCGGTCGTGTTTCGAGTTGGATTCAAGCCGACTGCTACGATTGGAAAAGCCCAAAAAACCGCCGATTTCAGCGGTAAATCGACAGTCCTGGAAGCCCGGGGACGGCATGACCCCTGTGTTGTCAACCGCGCGGTTCCAATCATAGAAAGCATGGCCGCACTGGTACTCGCAGATTGTGCGCTACGACAACAGAGCAGGCGATAACTCACTAACGCCAGAAAATCAATAAAAGTCCGTCCTCACCCGCCACAAGTCAATGCCCTCCTCCCTTCTCGTTTAACTCAAGAATTCAGTTTTGGTATGAGTATTGCTCATTAAATTAATTGCACAACAAAATGGGATCACTCCATTTCAGGCCGAGTGTCGGAGAAGGCACCAGAACCATAAAACGGCAGGAAAATTTAATATGTCTGCCATAAAGAATAACACCGCCCAGATTGCACAAACCTGGAACAAGGAGCATGCCCGTTTTTTCATCGAAAACTTCATTGGAATAGCCTATCAGCTCAAACCAAAGATACCACAACCGATATTTTTTCACGGCACTGTCGAGGAAATCACCGGTTATGCGGTTGCCGATTTTATTGAGGGGAGAATCCACTGGATCGATCTTGTTCATCCCGATGACCGAGAAAGATTTGACAGTGAGGCAAAACGTCTGATGACCATCCCAGGCCATGTATCGAACGGCGAATATAGAATCTATACACAAACGGGTGAAATACGATGGCTGCAGGACATTGCGCATGCCATCCGTGATGAAGACAACAAAATAGTTTTCCTCCAGGGTACCATCTACGACAAAACGCCCCAGAAAAAGGCTGAAGAAGCACTACTAGAGAGTGAAACGAAATACCGTACTCTTTTTGAAAATGCCGGTGACGGGATTTTTCTTATGGATAGCAATACTTTCATTGACTGCAACGGACATGCATTGAAAATCTTTGGTTGTCGGTTTCGAGACCAGATTATTGGACACAGTCCCTATGAATTTTCTCCCCCCCTGCAGGCCGACGGCCGGGATTCCCGCAAGCTTGCGCTTGAGCATATTGTGGCAGCCCTTGAAGGCTGGCGGCAATTTTTCCAATGGACTCATACCAGACATGACGGTACATCTTTTCCGGCTGAAGTCAGCCTGACAAAAATAGAAATACAAGGCAAAACGCTTGTACAGGCCATTGTAAGAGATATAACCCAACGGAAACAGGCGGAGGATGAAAGAGAGCAGACATTGGCGATACTTGAGGCTTCGCTTGCTCAGTCGCCCTCAGGCATACTGATCGCCGATATTCCTGATGTCACTATTCGATGGGCCAATGAGGCAGCTATGGCTATTCGTGGCAAAACCACATTGCCCCTTAAGGGAATCGATGTCACCAGACACTCGGCAAGCTGGCAATTGTATCACCCCGACGGCACCCCCTATCCATCAAAAAAATTGCCCCTCTCGCGCGCTGTTCTCAAGGGTAAGGCTACTCATAATGAAGAAATCATAATCCGTGATGATAATGGACGAGACCATTGGGTGTCGGTCAATGCCGCTCCGGTCAGGGATAAATGTGGACGAGTTATTTCCGGCATTGTTGTGTTCCTCGAGATCACCGAACGAAAACGGGCCGAAAAGGCCCTGCGTGAAAGTGAAGCCAGGATAAACAGCATCTTTCGAGCTGCACCGATAGGTATCGGTGTTGTCTCCAACCGCGTGTTCACCAGGGTAAATGACAAATTTTGTGATATGGTCGGCTATTCCCGGGATGAACTTATTGGAAAGAACAGCAGAATGCTTTATCCTACGATTGATGACTATGAGGAAGTCGGCAGAGTTAAGTATAGAAAAATCTCTCAACAGGGTACTGGTGCTGTTGAGACCCGATTCAGGCGAAAAGATGGCAAAATTATTGAAATACTTCTCTCTTCCACGCCATTAGACCCAAATAACCTTCCAGCCGGTGTCACTTTTACAGTGCTTGATATCACAGCACGTAAAGAAGCGACTGAACGTCTGAAGGCATCACTAAGAGAGAAGGAAACACTCCTCCAGGAATTATATCACAGAACAAAAAATAACATGCAGGTAATATCCGCTTTTCTGGAACTCCAGGGCATATCATCGGATAATCCCGAAGTATTACGAATAATACGGGAGAGTGGAAATCGCATTCGCACTATGGCTCTTGCGCACGAAAAGCTCTACAAGAGTAAAAGTCTTACTCGAGTTGATATGAAGTCCTACATTACCGATGTCGTTCACCTCCTTGCAGCAAGTTTCGATATTTCTGAATCCCGTATCAATATTGAATTCAATGTTCAAGAGATTGATAGTTTAATCGATATCGCTATGCCCTGTGGTTTAATTCTCAACGAGCTGGTCTCAAACTGTTTCAAGTATGCATTTCCAGAGGGACGTCGGGGACGAATTAATATCGCGCTGCGAAGGCTTGGGCCTCATTTGCTGGAACTGACCATTGCCGACAATGGCGTTGGAGTACCCCCCGGATTCGACATTATGAATACTTCAACCCTTGGTATCTCTGTGGTTCAACAAATTGTCAAAAGCCAGCTGCGTGGTTCACTCCGAGTCGAAACGGATAAGGGCCTGCGGTGGATTGTCCATTTCCGGGATGACCTTTATGATGAACGTGTATAATAGATTCCTTTTTTTTCGTAGGCTATTTATAATGTTACCATTTGGGGAATCCGGGAGTTCATCCATCGCCCTCGTTGGGTCGTTTTCTTTCAATTACTCCGCATCCTTCACACATCGTATCCCGAAGATATTCATCCGTATTGAAGGATCATAGCCGATTCGATTGGCCGATCTGCACGAGGCGCCGTCACTGATCCATCCACCGCCGCGCATCACTTTCAATTCACCCTCTTTGGGGCCGGTGGGATTTTCTTTGGGGGATTTTTTATAGTAATTCCGGTCGTACCAGTCGCTG contains:
- a CDS encoding RnfABCDGE type electron transport complex subunit E; the protein is MIKEELKRGIITENPILILALGLCPALAVSTSLQNGLGMGAAATFVLICSNIIVSLIKKWIPEKVRIPSYIVIIATFVTIVELTMKAYLPELNAQLGIFVPLIVVNCVILGRAEAFASKNNLIKSVVDGLVMGLGFTVALCILAIIREILGSNKLWGLKVIPGFKPATIFILAPGGFFTIALVMALTNYFRQKKEDAEK
- the rsxC gene encoding electron transport complex subunit RsxC; this translates as MFGKFSFKGGVHPSHCKDQTASLNIETLPAPEKVIIPLSQHIGAPAKIAVKRDDMVKIGQVLGEAGGFVSAPVHASVSGKVVSVGPFAHPLGKQVTAVEIENDGNDDTVEFTPLPTPWREAAPQEIVQKISAAGIVGMGGASFPTHVKLSPPSNKPIDTVIINGAECEPYLTADHRLMLEKTEEMLCGAMIIKKILGASKIWIGIEENKPDAIAVISEKIAQDKFKEISLAKLKAKYPQGGEKQLINAVTKRQVPSGGLPMDCGCVVQNIGTAYTIWDAVCNGKPLYQRVVTVTGSTIRKPANLLVRIGTPIKTLLEHCDIDYDSTQKVIMGGPMMGLAQSDFTAPVIKSTSGILGYKTLTTGVREYDCISCGNCVKACPIHLVPSYLAKYVQKGLYEDAMTWNILDCMECGSCAYACPSKINLVHYMKVGKFHAMGIKKEKEKK
- a CDS encoding RnfABCDGE type electron transport complex subunit D, with amino-acid sequence MSSEQKLLHISTSPHTKYQETVPSIMLSVCLALIPAFAASIYFFGLRALVLTVVCVVTCLATEWVIVRVLLKRPSTLGDFSALVTAMLLAFNLPPDLPPWMAVIGSIFAIGVVKWAFGGLGHNFINPALAGRAFLMASYAAPMTIFGPPRTGTMSGLSESTLASLTNKVDGISGATPLPAFNKIMELLRNESTQASELQFHIIDFQETISHLFFGNVGGCIGETSAAALILGAIFLWYKHIIGLRVPVLFIGTVFLLSWIFNGTGSFFTSEALLIPVYQIFAGGLMLGALYMATDMVTSPITPMGKAIFGIGCGLLAFTIRKFGGYPEGVSYSILLMNLAVPMLDRYNRPKIYGKVHTNA
- the aroC gene encoding chorismate synthase; the encoded protein is MGNSFGNSYRVTTFGESHCKGVGCIIDGCPAGMTLHASDIRKQLNRRRPGQSAISTERAEKDRVILYSGVEGDKTLGTPIMLVVHNEDQRPGDYSQMLSVPRPSHADYTYQMKFGIRASSGGGRASARETIGRVCAGAVAEKFLSETYGTEIVAWVSSVGDIQAPMPEIDTLSREIVDTTVTRCPDTDTATRMEQLIARTKEEKDSIGGCVMCVCRNVPPGLGEPVFDKLEALLAHAMLSLPATKAFEIGSGFKGTTMKGSSHNDMFVKKGDSLGTATNYSGGVLGGISNGEPVVFRVGFKPTATIGKAQKTADFSGKSTVLEARGRHDPCVVNRAVPIIESMAALVLADCALRQQSRR
- a CDS encoding PAS domain S-box protein gives rise to the protein MSAIKNNTAQIAQTWNKEHARFFIENFIGIAYQLKPKIPQPIFFHGTVEEITGYAVADFIEGRIHWIDLVHPDDRERFDSEAKRLMTIPGHVSNGEYRIYTQTGEIRWLQDIAHAIRDEDNKIVFLQGTIYDKTPQKKAEEALLESETKYRTLFENAGDGIFLMDSNTFIDCNGHALKIFGCRFRDQIIGHSPYEFSPPLQADGRDSRKLALEHIVAALEGWRQFFQWTHTRHDGTSFPAEVSLTKIEIQGKTLVQAIVRDITQRKQAEDEREQTLAILEASLAQSPSGILIADIPDVTIRWANEAAMAIRGKTTLPLKGIDVTRHSASWQLYHPDGTPYPSKKLPLSRAVLKGKATHNEEIIIRDDNGRDHWVSVNAAPVRDKCGRVISGIVVFLEITERKRAEKALRESEARINSIFRAAPIGIGVVSNRVFTRVNDKFCDMVGYSRDELIGKNSRMLYPTIDDYEEVGRVKYRKISQQGTGAVETRFRRKDGKIIEILLSSTPLDPNNLPAGVTFTVLDITARKEATERLKASLREKETLLQELYHRTKNNMQVISAFLELQGISSDNPEVLRIIRESGNRIRTMALAHEKLYKSKSLTRVDMKSYITDVVHLLAASFDISESRINIEFNVQEIDSLIDIAMPCGLILNELVSNCFKYAFPEGRRGRINIALRRLGPHLLELTIADNGVGVPPGFDIMNTSTLGISVVQQIVKSQLRGSLRVETDKGLRWIVHFRDDLYDERV
- a CDS encoding RnfABCDGE type electron transport complex subunit G, producing MLDIIKLSVVLTLVAVGSGLVVALTYSNTKEEIQAQQQRNQLEALQAVFPEGINIEEKEGSKPLPEQYWVAKANDSIVGYAFKESSKGYAGDIQIMVGVDLQGTILGLKVLSHKETPGLGDRVKETPSKKYLWTAFSGQSEKSNPWFTEQFESLNVYKEIGISKSAEYHTLPEKKKEALEEANNVTAITGATISTRAVVTGVTREIPSYLNHLKSNGKAQ
- a CDS encoding RnfABCDGE type electron transport complex subunit B, coding for MFFGIGLGIASKKLGVRVDPRISRIQDVLPNANCGACGYPGCSAFAKAVAEGKADPTGCIPGGSKIANQIAEIMGVSASETEPMMAVVHCKGGKKEAAERAIYDGIQDCHAAVLAGNGAKVCPDGCLGLGSCVAACPFDAIYINDNGVAVIKPNKCTGCGKCVKACPRNIIELIPRIHKIFLGCNNHDRGAKVKKYCSVGCTACTLCVKATPSGAIQMENNLPKLDYEQNENFVPAAYKCPQKCFIDLVKARPKVNISPQCDGCGECITVCPVKDAITGEKGQRHVVNKEKCIGCGICLHHCHVHAISLWGGLGYSKSK
- the rsxA gene encoding electron transport complex subunit RsxA produces the protein MSVNIISLVQIAIAAVFINNFVLSRFLGLCPFFGVSKKLSSAIGMGMAVVFVMTVASMITWIIFNYLLVPLDVGYLRTIVFILVIASLVQLVEMALQKFSPVLYESLGIYLPLITTNCAIMGVAVLNAGINDFTGQPYTFIESLVSGITSGIGFTLALVLMAGIREKLELANIPKPLQGLPIAFVTAGLMAIAFLGFSGLNFFK